Part of the Merismopedia glauca CCAP 1448/3 genome, CCTCAAGAGTACATCCAATTTATCACTAGCAACTTGGGTTAATATGCAATTTAGTGGCTACGCAGCTTAGTTTCCTGAGTCTGACAGCAGCTATGGCTCCCGTAGAGCATAGCCAACCCCACGGACTGTTTGAATTAAGCGTTTTTCGCCTTTTTCTTCCAATTTGAGCCGTAGGTAGCGGATGTAAACTTCAATGATGTTGGAATCACCCATAAAGTCATATCCCCAGACATTTTCCAGGATCTGATCTTTGGTAAATACTTGTCGGGGATGACCTAAGAGATATTCTAGTAAGTCAAACTCTTTAGCTGTAAGTTCGATCGCTCTTTGCTCGCGATAAACCTGGTGAGTTAGACGATTCAAGGTCAAATCTTGAAATTGTAGGATATTATCTTCTGTTTCTTTAGTGCGGCGCAGATGAGCGCGGATTCGGGCTAGTAGTTCTTCAATGCTAAAGGGTTTAACCACATAATCATCGGCTCCAGCATCCAAACCAGCCACACGATCGCTCACGTCATCTCTAGCTGTCAATAAAATCACAGGAACTTTGTTTCCAGTCGATCGCAGACGACGACAAACTTCCAATCCTGATAATTCTGGTAGCATCCAATCGAGAACTACTAACTCTGGGGATGATTCTCGCGCCAAAGTTAGTCCAGTCATGCCATCATGGGCTACACTGACCTGATAGCCTTCGCTATTGAGTTCTAGTTCGATAAATCGCGCTAATTTAACTTCGTCTTCCACCAGCAGGATATTTATCGTCATTGTTTTGTTCCTAGAGTTGGGAATTTGAGATTGACACTCCCCCCACCTGGTTGCGATCGCACTTCA contains:
- a CDS encoding HAMP domain-containing histidine kinase, whose amino-acid sequence is MVKRLVESMSGTIEVRSQPGGGSVNLKFPTLGTKQ
- a CDS encoding response regulator transcription factor, with translation MTINILLVEDEVKLARFIELELNSEGYQVSVAHDGMTGLTLARESSPELVVLDWMLPELSGLEVCRRLRSTGNKVPVILLTARDDVSDRVAGLDAGADDYVVKPFSIEELLARIRAHLRRTKETEDNILQFQDLTLNRLTHQVYREQRAIELTAKEFDLLEYLLGHPRQVFTKDQILENVWGYDFMGDSNIIEVYIRYLRLKLEEKGEKRLIQTVRGVGYALREP